A single genomic interval of Gemmatimonadota bacterium harbors:
- the fdhD gene encoding formate dehydrogenase accessory sulfurtransferase FdhD, with protein sequence MADEIALGADPGVGYGAPTSARAFVHVASGVKHDHQATLAEEVPVAFVYAGHSHAVMMCTPSDLEDLAIGFTLSEGIVATREEIGEVTVTRHSRGIELGIAVAESVRNQLTARSRSLTGRTGCGLCGVEAIDDAVRAVPTVTGTQRVTDAALYRAGASLGASQTLNRDTHSVHAAAWVSADGELLVVREDVGRHNALDKVLGALWRADTDTASGFLLLTSRLSYELIQKAAVAGVSIVAAISRPTGLAVRLGDGAGITLVGLLRGESANVYCHPSRILTS encoded by the coding sequence ATGGCTGACGAAATCGCTCTCGGCGCTGACCCTGGCGTGGGCTACGGGGCTCCGACGAGTGCTCGTGCATTCGTGCATGTGGCTAGTGGAGTGAAGCACGATCACCAGGCGACGCTCGCCGAGGAAGTGCCCGTGGCCTTTGTCTATGCGGGGCATTCGCACGCTGTGATGATGTGTACGCCAAGCGACTTAGAAGATTTGGCGATTGGCTTCACGCTCTCGGAAGGGATCGTTGCAACGCGCGAGGAGATTGGCGAGGTGACGGTCACGCGCCACAGCCGCGGCATCGAACTCGGTATCGCTGTCGCGGAATCCGTGCGGAATCAACTCACGGCGCGATCGCGCTCGTTGACCGGTCGCACCGGTTGTGGACTGTGCGGCGTCGAAGCAATTGACGACGCCGTGCGTGCCGTGCCCACCGTGACCGGCACGCAACGGGTGACGGACGCCGCACTCTACCGAGCGGGCGCGTCGCTGGGCGCCTCGCAAACACTGAATCGAGACACGCACAGTGTGCACGCGGCAGCTTGGGTGTCAGCCGACGGCGAGCTGCTCGTGGTGCGGGAGGACGTGGGCCGGCACAACGCGCTCGACAAAGTGCTCGGCGCTCTATGGCGCGCAGACACCGACACCGCGAGCGGCTTCTTGTTGCTCACCAGTCGTCTGAGTTACGAACTCATCCAGAAAGCCGCGGTCGCCGGCGTCTCCATTGTCGCGGCCATCTCACGACCCACCGGACTCGCCGTACGGCTCGGCGACGGCGCCGGCATCACGCTCGTTGGCCTCCTGCGCGGGGAGTCGGCGAATGTGTATTGTCATCCTTCCCGCATTCTCACTTCCTAA
- a CDS encoding molybdopterin-dependent oxidoreductase, producing MKRQNAPAGAYQRLTTPLVREGGVLRSATWDEALDVAAAGFRRNLDRGGPNALGIFSCSKSTNEMNFLAGKLARLVFKTNNIDSCNRTUHAPSVVGLATVFGAGGGTNSYAEVEETDVVFLWGSNARAAHPIWFHHLLKGVRNGTRLYVMDPRRTDSAKWADVWMGLNVGSDVALSNTMAREIIHAGLAHSAFIANGTTGFDAYRAAVEPYTLDVGEQLTGIPATAIREAAHTFATADKAMICWTLGITEHHNAVDNVLSLINLCLLTGHVGRWACGCNPLRGQNNVQGGGDMGAIPNRLPGFQDILDPTVREAFERHWGVPIQPQYGKNLTEMLHAMEHGEITALLCAGENPVQSDADGNKVARLLGGLDHLVVQEIFLTKTAQLAHVVLPATASWCEAEGTVTNSERRVQRVRKAKEPPAGARDELWILAELARRLGTDLGNPTAEELWNEFRTVAPAFAGGMSYSRLESLGGIQWPCPDESHPGETFLHGRLWETPVRGRPAPFSVVEHAGPAEQPDAAYPFLLTTGRRLESYNTGVQTGGYASPLHYGETVDMSPEDAAMLGFADGDLARVSSRRGAVTAPVRIDRALRAGLVFMTFHFPDSVDTNVLTNDAYDLRSGTAEFKACAVRIESLVVAAGAR from the coding sequence ATGAAACGTCAAAATGCTCCTGCCGGCGCGTATCAGCGCCTGACCACGCCTTTGGTTCGCGAGGGCGGCGTGTTGCGCTCGGCGACGTGGGATGAGGCACTGGATGTCGCCGCGGCGGGATTCCGGCGGAATCTCGATCGCGGTGGTCCCAACGCCCTGGGGATCTTCAGCTGCTCGAAGTCCACCAACGAAATGAACTTCCTCGCGGGCAAGCTCGCGCGGTTGGTGTTCAAGACCAACAACATCGACAGCTGTAATCGAACGTGACACGCCCCTAGCGTCGTCGGTCTGGCGACAGTGTTTGGAGCGGGAGGCGGCACCAACTCCTATGCGGAAGTGGAAGAGACGGACGTCGTCTTCCTGTGGGGATCGAACGCGCGCGCCGCGCACCCGATCTGGTTTCACCATCTGCTCAAAGGCGTGCGCAATGGGACGCGGCTCTACGTGATGGATCCTCGCCGTACCGATTCCGCTAAGTGGGCGGACGTGTGGATGGGGCTCAACGTGGGGTCCGACGTTGCGCTGTCGAATACGATGGCGCGCGAAATCATTCACGCCGGACTCGCGCACTCGGCGTTCATTGCGAACGGCACGACGGGCTTTGACGCGTACCGCGCGGCGGTTGAGCCCTACACGCTCGACGTCGGGGAACAGCTCACGGGGATTCCGGCCACCGCGATTCGCGAGGCCGCGCACACCTTCGCCACAGCTGACAAGGCGATGATCTGCTGGACCCTCGGAATTACCGAGCACCACAACGCCGTCGATAACGTGCTGTCGTTGATCAATCTCTGTCTGCTCACCGGTCACGTGGGCCGTTGGGCCTGCGGCTGCAATCCGTTGCGTGGGCAGAACAATGTGCAGGGCGGCGGTGACATGGGGGCGATTCCCAATCGCTTGCCTGGCTTTCAGGACATTCTCGACCCCACGGTGCGCGAGGCGTTTGAGCGACACTGGGGGGTGCCGATTCAGCCGCAGTACGGCAAGAATCTCACCGAGATGCTGCACGCCATGGAGCACGGCGAGATCACAGCGCTGCTGTGCGCCGGCGAGAACCCCGTGCAGAGCGACGCGGACGGCAATAAAGTTGCGCGACTCCTCGGCGGACTCGACCACCTCGTGGTGCAGGAGATCTTTCTCACCAAGACGGCGCAACTCGCGCACGTGGTGCTCCCCGCCACGGCGAGTTGGTGCGAAGCCGAAGGGACGGTCACCAACAGCGAGCGCCGCGTCCAGCGTGTGCGCAAAGCAAAAGAACCGCCAGCTGGGGCGCGCGATGAACTCTGGATTCTCGCGGAGCTCGCGCGGCGACTCGGCACCGATCTCGGGAATCCGACCGCCGAGGAACTCTGGAATGAGTTCCGAACGGTGGCGCCTGCTTTCGCTGGCGGCATGAGCTACTCGCGTCTCGAATCGTTGGGCGGCATTCAGTGGCCCTGCCCCGACGAATCGCACCCAGGCGAAACGTTCCTACATGGACGGCTCTGGGAGACTCCCGTGCGCGGACGCCCGGCGCCGTTCTCTGTGGTGGAGCATGCGGGTCCCGCGGAGCAGCCCGATGCGGCGTATCCGTTTTTGCTCACCACCGGCCGTCGGCTCGAGTCGTACAACACGGGTGTGCAAACGGGCGGATACGCGTCGCCACTGCATTACGGCGAAACGGTTGATATGTCACCCGAAGATGCGGCGATGCTCGGGTTTGCGGATGGGGATCTCGCGCGCGTGAGTTCTCGGCGCGGCGCGGTCACTGCGCCCGTACGGATCGACCGCGCGCTGCGCGCTGGCCTGGTTTTTATGACATTTCATTTTCCAGATAGCGTTGATACCAACGTGCTCACCAACGACGCATACGACCTTCGGTCTGGCACGGCGGAATTTAAAGCCTGTGCGGTTCGCATTGAATCGCTCGTCGTTGCGGCCGGGGCGCGCTGA
- a CDS encoding formate--tetrahydrofolate ligase yields the protein MTFPTDIEIAQAAKPRPITEVAADLGLTPDDIDQYGKFKAKLPLELSQRPAKGRLVLVTAISPTPAGEGKSTVSVGLAQAMRRIGTNAVLCIREPSLGPVFGVKGGAAGGGYSQVIPMEDINLHFTGDFHAISSAHALLSAMMDNHLQQGNETNLDPRRITWPRTIDMNDRALRNAVIGLGGVGDGVVREEHWVIIPASEVMAILSLSSSREDLEERLGRIIIGATAGKDRKPVRARDIKASGAMAMLLKDAIRPNLVQTLEGGPALVHAGPFGNIAHGCNSIIATKTALALGDVVVTEAGFGSDLGAEKFFDIKCRFGGLNPEAAVLVATIRSLKMQGGLDKKNLKTEDLGALERGLPHLAHHVKNVQQFGVPVVVALNRILSDTDAELKMVQDYAAKLGVKVILTEVWAKGGAGGEELAKEVLAMLAAKTGHYAPLYDAKLPIKQKIETIVQKVYGGDGVDYAPAAERAIEYLTSIGLGETPVCIAKTQYSLTDEPARLCVPKGFRITINEVYGSAGAGFVVAKAGDIMTMPGLPKVPAAEGMSIDADGDIVGLS from the coding sequence ATGACGTTCCCGACCGACATTGAAATCGCCCAGGCCGCCAAGCCGCGTCCCATCACGGAAGTCGCCGCTGATCTCGGGCTGACGCCCGACGACATTGACCAGTACGGCAAGTTCAAGGCGAAGCTTCCCCTGGAGTTGTCGCAACGTCCGGCCAAGGGGCGCTTGGTGCTGGTCACCGCCATCAGCCCAACGCCAGCTGGCGAAGGCAAGAGCACCGTCAGCGTTGGTCTCGCGCAGGCGATGCGCCGGATTGGCACCAACGCCGTACTCTGCATTCGCGAGCCATCACTCGGCCCGGTGTTCGGCGTGAAGGGCGGTGCCGCAGGGGGTGGCTACTCGCAGGTGATTCCAATGGAGGATATCAATCTCCATTTCACGGGCGACTTTCACGCGATCTCAAGCGCGCATGCACTGTTGTCGGCGATGATGGACAATCATCTGCAGCAAGGGAACGAGACGAACCTCGACCCGCGACGCATCACCTGGCCGCGCACCATCGACATGAATGATCGCGCGCTCCGGAACGCCGTGATCGGACTCGGCGGTGTGGGCGACGGCGTGGTGCGTGAAGAGCATTGGGTGATCATCCCCGCGAGCGAAGTCATGGCGATCCTGTCGCTGTCGTCGAGCCGCGAGGATCTTGAGGAACGTTTGGGCCGCATTATCATTGGCGCGACGGCGGGCAAGGATCGCAAACCCGTACGTGCGCGCGACATCAAAGCGTCTGGCGCGATGGCGATGTTGCTCAAGGATGCGATTCGCCCGAACCTCGTGCAGACACTCGAAGGAGGCCCTGCCCTCGTTCACGCTGGGCCGTTCGGTAACATTGCGCACGGCTGCAACTCGATCATCGCGACCAAGACCGCATTGGCCCTCGGCGATGTCGTGGTCACGGAAGCCGGGTTTGGCAGCGATCTTGGCGCCGAGAAATTCTTTGACATCAAGTGCCGCTTCGGCGGGTTGAATCCCGAAGCTGCCGTGCTGGTCGCCACGATTCGATCGCTCAAGATGCAGGGCGGACTCGACAAGAAGAATCTGAAGACCGAAGACTTGGGTGCGCTTGAACGCGGCCTGCCGCACCTCGCCCACCATGTGAAAAATGTGCAACAGTTCGGCGTGCCAGTTGTGGTGGCACTCAACCGCATCCTGAGCGACACCGACGCGGAACTCAAGATGGTGCAAGACTACGCCGCCAAGCTCGGCGTGAAGGTGATTCTGACGGAGGTGTGGGCTAAGGGCGGTGCCGGTGGCGAGGAACTGGCCAAGGAAGTGCTGGCGATGCTCGCCGCCAAGACTGGACACTACGCCCCGTTGTACGATGCCAAGTTGCCCATCAAACAGAAGATTGAGACGATCGTGCAGAAGGTGTACGGCGGCGATGGCGTGGACTACGCGCCCGCGGCTGAACGCGCCATCGAATACCTGACCTCCATTGGACTCGGCGAAACGCCGGTGTGCATTGCCAAGACGCAGTACTCGCTCACGGACGAGCCGGCGCGGCTCTGCGTGCCCAAGGGCTTCCGGATCACGATCAATGAGGTGTACGGGTCGGCTGGGGCTGGCTTCGTGGTCGCGAAGGCCGGTGACATCATGACCATGCCTGGGCTCCCCAAGGTGCCGGCGGCAGAGGGGATGTCGATCGACGCCGATGGGGACATCGTCGGGCTCAGCTAG
- a CDS encoding NAD(P)H-dependent oxidoreductase subunit E encodes MDIRLLDAVPSEAERAAVDAVLGAPASGWDGGARVTARDSHLAYGGRAMRERRHELVPALQALQARVGWISEGGLGYVCERLQVPPAEAWGVATFYALLATSPRPRRVVHMCDDVGCRDKGGREVEAALLAAGGSAVAHEPSGTHMNLDANTPAWMHSPCLGLCDRAPAVLVTDAGDPAVERLLGHVTPDVARALLAGAAPGADALANTVVPQVGDPSLVLLRRVGVVDPTSLDAYRDAGGYTALARALQLGAEGVIAEVTASKLVGRGGAAFPTGRKWEAVRTQSATPHYLICNADESEPGTFKDRVLLTGDPFAIVEAMTIAAFATGCEHGFVYLRAEYPLANERLQGAIDHARAAGLLGESVLGGEFRFDIEIRRGAGAYICGEETALFESIEGKRGEPRSKPPFPVQSGVFGKPTLVNNVETLANVLPIVLHGGAAFAATGTEQSTGTRLFCLSGAVERPGVYEAPFGTSLKALLHTAGASPRMRAVLLGGAAGTFLPAADTDIPLSLEGARAAETTLGSGVVMVFDDSQDLEAAVLRIAAFFRDESCGQCVPCRVGTVRQEEALHRLARGKTRGGTEAEFALLEEIGVAMRDASICGLGQTAYAAVESAVKRLHLFQGGTA; translated from the coding sequence ATGGATATCCGACTGCTGGACGCCGTGCCCTCCGAAGCGGAACGCGCTGCCGTTGATGCGGTGCTCGGAGCTCCAGCCTCGGGCTGGGATGGCGGAGCTCGCGTCACGGCGCGAGACTCGCACCTCGCCTACGGTGGGCGTGCCATGCGTGAACGCCGCCACGAACTCGTGCCGGCGCTGCAGGCGCTCCAGGCGCGCGTGGGGTGGATCAGCGAGGGTGGCTTGGGTTATGTGTGCGAGCGACTGCAGGTGCCACCCGCTGAGGCGTGGGGCGTTGCGACGTTCTACGCGTTGCTCGCCACGTCACCGCGCCCTCGGCGCGTAGTGCACATGTGCGACGACGTCGGTTGCCGAGACAAAGGAGGGCGCGAAGTAGAAGCTGCCTTGCTGGCTGCCGGTGGTTCTGCGGTGGCGCATGAGCCGTCGGGTACGCACATGAACCTCGACGCCAACACGCCCGCGTGGATGCATTCTCCGTGCCTTGGTCTGTGCGATCGTGCTCCGGCGGTGCTCGTCACAGACGCTGGTGATCCTGCGGTCGAGCGATTGCTAGGGCACGTGACGCCTGATGTGGCCCGCGCCTTGCTCGCCGGTGCCGCACCTGGCGCAGACGCGCTGGCGAACACGGTGGTACCGCAGGTGGGAGATCCCTCGCTTGTACTGCTCCGGCGTGTTGGGGTCGTAGACCCGACGTCGCTCGATGCGTACCGCGACGCTGGCGGCTACACGGCCCTCGCGCGCGCGCTGCAACTCGGCGCAGAGGGCGTCATCGCTGAGGTGACCGCGTCCAAGCTGGTGGGCCGTGGAGGCGCCGCATTTCCAACGGGACGAAAGTGGGAGGCGGTACGAACGCAGAGCGCGACCCCGCACTATCTGATCTGCAACGCTGATGAGAGTGAGCCGGGCACCTTCAAAGATCGCGTGCTGCTCACGGGCGATCCGTTTGCGATTGTTGAAGCCATGACCATCGCGGCATTCGCCACGGGTTGCGAGCACGGATTCGTCTATCTGCGCGCAGAGTACCCACTGGCCAACGAACGGCTACAGGGAGCGATCGATCACGCGCGGGCGGCAGGCCTGCTCGGCGAGAGTGTTCTCGGTGGCGAATTCCGATTTGACATCGAGATTCGTCGCGGCGCGGGCGCGTACATCTGCGGCGAAGAGACCGCGTTGTTTGAGTCGATTGAAGGCAAGCGCGGCGAGCCGCGGAGCAAACCACCCTTCCCTGTGCAATCCGGTGTATTTGGAAAACCGACGCTGGTCAACAACGTCGAAACACTCGCGAATGTGCTGCCGATTGTGTTACACGGTGGCGCCGCATTTGCTGCTACTGGCACCGAGCAATCCACGGGAACGAGACTCTTTTGCTTGAGCGGAGCCGTGGAGCGGCCGGGCGTGTACGAGGCACCATTTGGAACTTCACTGAAGGCGCTGCTCCACACAGCAGGAGCGTCGCCGCGGATGCGTGCCGTGCTCCTCGGTGGCGCCGCGGGCACATTCCTACCGGCCGCGGATACCGATATTCCGCTGTCGCTTGAAGGCGCTCGAGCGGCAGAGACCACACTCGGTTCCGGTGTGGTGATGGTGTTTGATGACTCGCAGGACCTCGAAGCGGCCGTGCTCCGTATTGCCGCGTTCTTCCGAGATGAATCGTGCGGCCAGTGCGTGCCCTGCCGCGTTGGAACCGTCCGCCAAGAAGAGGCGCTGCACCGTTTGGCGCGCGGCAAGACGCGCGGCGGGACGGAAGCAGAGTTTGCCTTGCTTGAAGAGATCGGCGTGGCCATGCGCGACGCCTCTATTTGCGGCCTCGGCCAGACGGCGTACGCCGCCGTGGAGTCGGCGGTCAAGCGCCTGCATCTGTTTCAGGGAGGCACCGCATGA
- a CDS encoding energy transducer TonB: MRVWHVFPLIAVLATAARAQAPALASSDKVYAEAQVDRPAMKKPGTLFPQYPEALKAAGIQGEVLAQFVVDVDGTPILDTFKVIKTTNVEFANAVKAALPEMRFAPAELKGQKVRQLYQTPFVFAMPSKAAPHGPKGIQSGTPRHQ; encoded by the coding sequence ATGCGTGTCTGGCACGTGTTCCCCCTCATCGCTGTTCTGGCCACCGCTGCCCGCGCTCAAGCGCCCGCCCTGGCCTCCAGCGACAAGGTGTACGCCGAAGCTCAGGTTGATCGCCCGGCCATGAAGAAGCCGGGGACTCTCTTTCCGCAGTATCCCGAGGCACTCAAGGCCGCCGGTATTCAAGGCGAGGTGTTAGCGCAGTTTGTGGTTGATGTGGACGGCACGCCGATCCTCGACACCTTCAAGGTGATCAAGACGACCAACGTCGAGTTCGCGAATGCCGTCAAGGCGGCATTGCCCGAGATGCGTTTTGCCCCCGCTGAACTCAAGGGACAGAAGGTGCGCCAGTTGTATCAGACCCCATTCGTGTTTGCGATGCCGTCCAAGGCGGCGCCGCACGGCCCGAAGGGCATTCAGAGTGGAACGCCGCGCCACCAGTAA
- a CDS encoding 2Fe-2S iron-sulfur cluster-binding protein, with protein sequence MTTTLISIERPARAPKKPVAFTIDGRSVTVEEGTTILAACRTIGIEIPTLCFLETLRPVNVCRLCVVEVEGARVLAPSCSRAAEAGMVVYTKSARVIHARRLVLEFLASSVDLSTTPGMAELLAEYDCKPERYGPPKPHALSGERDAAIAGHHAAPDPDFAATVGQPVKVDNDLYVRDYAKCVLCYKCVEACGTDHQNTFAIAVAGRGFNARISTEMAVSLPDSACVYCGNCIAVCPTGALMAKPEFDMRAAGTWNADAQTTTDTICPYCGVGCTLSLHVQDNTIVKATSPLENTITLGNLCVKGRFGWQYVQPGPSADSATTRDG encoded by the coding sequence ATGACGACGACGCTGATTTCCATCGAGCGGCCCGCACGAGCGCCCAAGAAACCGGTGGCGTTCACGATCGATGGTCGTTCGGTCACGGTGGAAGAAGGTACCACGATTCTCGCCGCCTGCCGCACGATCGGCATTGAGATTCCGACCCTGTGCTTTCTCGAGACGCTGCGTCCGGTAAACGTTTGCCGACTGTGCGTAGTAGAGGTAGAAGGTGCGCGGGTGTTGGCGCCGAGTTGTTCGCGCGCCGCAGAAGCCGGTATGGTGGTGTACACGAAATCAGCGCGAGTCATCCACGCGCGCCGTCTCGTGCTTGAGTTTCTTGCCTCGAGTGTGGACCTCTCCACGACGCCGGGAATGGCGGAGTTGCTTGCGGAGTACGACTGCAAGCCAGAGCGCTACGGGCCGCCCAAGCCACATGCGCTCTCAGGCGAACGTGATGCCGCGATCGCCGGACACCACGCGGCTCCTGATCCCGACTTCGCAGCCACCGTTGGCCAACCGGTGAAGGTGGACAACGATCTCTATGTGCGCGACTACGCAAAGTGCGTCCTCTGCTACAAGTGCGTAGAGGCCTGTGGCACGGACCACCAAAACACCTTTGCCATTGCGGTGGCGGGGCGCGGTTTCAACGCGCGCATCTCCACCGAGATGGCGGTGTCGCTTCCCGACTCCGCGTGCGTGTACTGCGGCAACTGTATTGCGGTGTGCCCGACCGGTGCGTTGATGGCCAAGCCGGAGTTCGATATGCGCGCGGCGGGTACGTGGAACGCCGACGCGCAAACGACAACCGACACCATCTGCCCGTACTGCGGCGTTGGTTGCACGCTCAGCTTGCATGTGCAGGACAACACGATCGTCAAGGCAACCTCGCCGCTCGAGAACACCATCACACTCGGCAACTTGTGCGTCAAAGGCCGGTTCGGCTGGCAGTACGTGCAGCCTGGCCCGAGCGCGGACAGCGCAACGACGCGTGATGGCTGA
- a CDS encoding prolyl oligopeptidase family serine peptidase — protein sequence MRNRFVPVVVLAGLAMLTLTASLGAQASTTRDSAQNTPAWLAANRAQLGKESYAAPTDLISKLVTAPRHLNVSLTLASPNRKLFLKEQSEGMPSVTTFGKQHYYLGGLQVDGKANRNRSLTNRGATGLQLVDPATGKTIDIAAPKGASLSGAVWAPDSKQIAFLANFDDATQVFVADVTTGKSVQISKTPLLATLVTAVDWTADGKGITVVQLPDGRKAEPKRPEIATGPLVRTWTDGNKDPERNFWSLLQDPYEQELLEYYTTGQLALLDVKTKTSRKIGAPAMISAIDASPDGSVFRVTTMQKPFSYVTQYTSFGTNEELWDASGKLLATIQKRPLRLGSDTTGGGAGGRGGRGGESKRGLAWMPAGPGLYFIESVPAARGDSANGAGAGAGRGAAGGGRGGAGAGAAARPDRVVQWTAPFGTADTKVMYTADGPITNLSFTDDAKMLFVAATSNGTGDLYAVNLAEPTKKYSLIRQRGFTPSFLSGRGGRGGGAPAGGRGGAGDDSLSFFTNPGAMITRRGTLGGSVAMVSSDGAVFLQGTQYFRDYLASAPREFVDKVDIKTGTKTRIFEGAKDAYEAVGAALDDDFSKIIVTRETATAVADAYVRDVKAGTGTKLTNNVDYSPEFTNLVRKRVTVTRPDGIHFIVKLTLPANYQAGTRLPGMFWFYPYEYTDQAGYERTLRTENVNRFPVAGPRTIEFLATQGYAVANFDPPIMGEAGRMNDNYISDLVMNLSAVIDELDKQGFIDRARLGIGGHSYGAFSTMNAMTHTPFFKAGIAGDGMYNRTLTPTGFQSERRDLWSGQKTYLEMSPMLVADKMQGAILMYHSLEDQNVGTDPVSSIRMMQALRANGKTASLYMYPYEDHGPATKETMLDQWARWTAWLDTYVKHAGDPALKKAPPAAPATPIIP from the coding sequence ATGCGGAACCGTTTTGTTCCTGTCGTCGTACTGGCTGGTTTGGCGATGTTGACGTTGACCGCTTCGCTGGGGGCGCAGGCCTCCACCACTCGCGATAGTGCGCAGAACACCCCCGCGTGGCTTGCCGCCAATCGTGCGCAGCTCGGGAAGGAATCCTACGCCGCGCCCACGGACCTGATTTCCAAGCTCGTGACGGCGCCCCGGCACCTGAACGTGTCGCTGACGTTGGCGAGCCCGAACCGCAAGCTATTCCTCAAGGAGCAGAGCGAAGGGATGCCGAGCGTGACCACGTTCGGAAAGCAGCACTATTACCTTGGCGGCTTACAGGTGGACGGCAAGGCCAATCGCAATCGCTCCCTCACCAACCGCGGCGCCACGGGTTTGCAACTGGTGGATCCGGCCACGGGAAAGACCATCGACATCGCGGCACCCAAAGGCGCATCGCTGAGTGGTGCCGTCTGGGCACCGGATTCCAAGCAGATCGCGTTCCTCGCGAACTTTGATGACGCCACGCAGGTCTTCGTCGCTGACGTTACCACCGGCAAGTCCGTACAGATCTCCAAAACGCCACTGCTCGCCACGTTGGTGACCGCCGTGGATTGGACGGCCGACGGCAAGGGCATTACCGTCGTGCAGCTTCCGGACGGACGAAAGGCTGAGCCAAAGCGCCCGGAGATTGCGACGGGCCCGCTCGTGCGCACGTGGACCGATGGCAACAAGGATCCCGAGCGGAACTTCTGGAGCCTGCTTCAGGATCCGTATGAGCAGGAGCTGCTCGAGTACTACACGACTGGTCAGCTTGCGTTACTCGACGTGAAGACCAAGACCTCACGCAAAATCGGCGCACCGGCGATGATCTCGGCGATCGACGCCTCGCCGGACGGCTCGGTCTTCCGCGTCACCACGATGCAGAAGCCGTTCTCGTACGTGACGCAGTACACGAGCTTTGGCACCAACGAAGAGCTCTGGGATGCGAGCGGCAAGCTGCTCGCTACCATTCAGAAGCGCCCGCTCCGCCTCGGCAGCGACACAACGGGCGGTGGCGCCGGTGGTCGCGGCGGACGGGGCGGCGAGAGCAAGCGCGGGTTGGCGTGGATGCCCGCCGGTCCTGGGCTCTACTTCATTGAAAGTGTTCCGGCCGCACGCGGTGATTCGGCAAATGGCGCTGGCGCTGGCGCGGGACGTGGTGCCGCCGGTGGTGGGCGCGGTGGAGCGGGGGCGGGTGCCGCAGCGCGACCGGATCGCGTGGTGCAGTGGACGGCGCCGTTCGGCACGGCGGACACCAAAGTGATGTACACGGCCGATGGCCCGATCACCAACCTCAGTTTCACGGACGACGCAAAAATGCTGTTCGTCGCCGCGACCAGTAACGGTACGGGCGATTTGTACGCCGTAAACCTTGCTGAGCCGACCAAGAAATATTCGCTGATTCGCCAGCGTGGCTTTACGCCGTCGTTCCTGAGCGGGCGCGGTGGACGTGGCGGCGGTGCTCCGGCCGGTGGGCGCGGCGGCGCAGGCGACGACTCGCTTTCCTTCTTTACGAATCCTGGCGCGATGATTACCCGCCGCGGCACACTGGGCGGCTCCGTGGCGATGGTCTCCTCGGACGGTGCGGTGTTCCTGCAGGGCACGCAGTACTTCCGCGATTACCTCGCGAGTGCACCGCGTGAGTTCGTCGACAAGGTCGACATCAAGACCGGCACGAAGACGCGCATTTTCGAAGGGGCCAAGGATGCCTACGAAGCGGTTGGTGCGGCGCTCGATGATGACTTCTCCAAGATCATTGTGACCCGTGAAACCGCGACCGCTGTTGCCGACGCGTATGTGCGCGACGTCAAGGCGGGGACCGGAACCAAGCTCACGAACAACGTGGATTACTCGCCCGAGTTCACTAACCTCGTGCGCAAGCGCGTGACCGTGACGCGCCCGGATGGCATCCATTTCATCGTCAAGCTCACGTTGCCCGCGAACTATCAGGCCGGCACACGGCTTCCGGGGATGTTCTGGTTCTATCCGTATGAGTACACGGATCAGGCCGGCTACGAGCGGACGCTTCGCACCGAGAACGTGAACCGTTTCCCAGTGGCAGGCCCTCGCACGATTGAATTTCTCGCGACGCAGGGCTATGCCGTCGCGAATTTCGATCCGCCAATCATGGGTGAAGCGGGGCGAATGAACGACAACTACATCTCCGATTTGGTGATGAACCTCTCGGCGGTGATCGACGAACTCGACAAGCAGGGATTCATCGATCGGGCGCGACTCGGCATCGGTGGCCATTCGTACGGCGCCTTCAGCACCATGAACGCCATGACCCACACGCCGTTCTTTAAGGCGGGCATCGCGGGTGACGGTATGTACAACCGCACGCTGACACCGACGGGGTTCCAGAGCGAACGGCGCGATCTGTGGAGCGGCCAGAAGACGTATCTCGAGATGTCGCCGATGCTGGTCGCCGACAAAATGCAGGGCGCAATCCTTATGTATCACTCGCTCGAGGATCAGAACGTCGGCACCGATCCGGTGAGCTCGATTCGCATGATGCAGGCGCTGCGCGCCAATGGAAAGACGGCGTCGCTGTACATGTATCCATATGAAGATCACGGGCCGGCCACCAAGGAGACCATGCTCGACCAGTGGGCTCGTTGGACCGCTTGGCTCGATACGTACGTGAAGCACGCGGGCGATCCGGCGCTCAAGAAGGCACCGCCGGCCGCTCCGGCAACGCCGATCATTCCGTAA